The following are encoded in a window of Kitasatospora fiedleri genomic DNA:
- a CDS encoding sensor histidine kinase translates to MSEKPAGDGLWWWTRRRGAALDLALAAVSAVECAAGAYGLVRDRLGWGPPATVVCVVLGALAGASLVVRRRWPVVPVVVALVFVPGFFGVVLLAVSLYTLAATWEWPSRRARVVVLSAVAMVETFGMVLFATTAPSKAPPAEPLPPTWVFVVISAFVAVGMAVAPMVTGLYVGARRRLVESLKDRAQGLETELTLLAEQARERAWRARAEERTRIAREMHDVVAHRVSLMVVHAAAVERIVPKDPAKARQSAKLIGETGRQALDELREILGVLRMTEPQEQVEAPVGGLGELPELVEQSRVAGMAVALAVSGEPRAYVAEAEQTAYRVVQEGLTNAHKYAGGARVAVLLAYVPNGVRVSVVNDCPGTAAPVALPSGGNGLVGMRERVVALGGAFHAGPEDGGGFRVEAVLPSRLRRSAGSAG, encoded by the coding sequence ATGAGTGAGAAGCCGGCGGGGGACGGCCTGTGGTGGTGGACGCGCAGACGCGGCGCGGCGCTGGACCTGGCACTGGCCGCGGTGTCGGCGGTGGAGTGCGCCGCGGGGGCGTACGGGCTGGTCCGGGACCGGCTGGGCTGGGGCCCGCCCGCGACGGTGGTCTGCGTGGTGCTGGGGGCGCTCGCCGGGGCGTCGCTGGTGGTGCGGCGCCGGTGGCCGGTGGTGCCGGTGGTGGTGGCGCTGGTGTTCGTGCCGGGGTTCTTCGGGGTGGTGCTGCTGGCGGTGTCGCTGTACACGCTGGCGGCGACCTGGGAGTGGCCCTCGCGGCGGGCCCGGGTGGTGGTGCTGTCGGCGGTCGCGATGGTGGAGACCTTCGGCATGGTGCTGTTCGCCACCACGGCGCCCAGCAAGGCGCCGCCCGCCGAACCGCTGCCGCCGACCTGGGTGTTCGTGGTGATCTCGGCGTTCGTCGCGGTCGGCATGGCGGTGGCCCCGATGGTGACCGGCCTGTACGTGGGGGCGCGGCGGCGGCTGGTGGAGTCGCTCAAGGACCGGGCCCAGGGCCTGGAGACCGAGCTGACCCTGCTGGCCGAGCAGGCCCGGGAGCGGGCCTGGCGGGCCCGGGCCGAGGAGCGCACCCGGATCGCCCGGGAGATGCACGACGTGGTCGCGCACCGGGTCAGCCTGATGGTGGTGCACGCCGCCGCGGTGGAGCGGATCGTCCCCAAGGACCCGGCGAAGGCCCGGCAGTCGGCGAAGCTGATCGGCGAGACCGGCCGGCAGGCGCTGGACGAACTGCGGGAGATCCTGGGCGTGCTGCGGATGACCGAGCCGCAGGAGCAGGTCGAGGCGCCGGTCGGCGGGCTGGGCGAACTGCCGGAGCTGGTCGAGCAGTCCCGGGTGGCGGGCATGGCGGTGGCGCTGGCGGTCAGCGGCGAGCCCCGGGCGTACGTCGCCGAGGCCGAGCAGACCGCGTACCGGGTGGTGCAGGAGGGCCTGACCAACGCGCACAAGTACGCGGGTGGGGCGCGGGTCGCGGTGCTGCTGGCGTACGTGCCGAACGGGGTGCGGGTGTCGGTGGTGAACGACTGCCCGGGCACGGCGGCGCCGGTGGCGCTGCCCAGCGGCGGCAACGGGCTGGTCGGGATGCGCGAGCGGGTGGTGGCGCTCGGCGGCGCCTTCCACGCCGGGCCGGAGGACGGCGGCGGGTTCCGGGTGGAGGCGGTGCTGCCCTCGCGGCTGCGGCGCTCGGCCGGGTCGGCGGGCTGA
- a CDS encoding SUKH-3 domain-containing protein, protein MAAALKQAGWHPGRWEIRQAELWADALVAYGGPLEPQHAVFPAAIEAWAEFGGLAFDVPGAGATLARTPFLLDPRCGLHAPRTLADLGRALDTRLAPLGEELYGQALLAVDEQGRVYSLDHTGEWFLGDSVDRAIGTLVLGRAPHRLRTAQD, encoded by the coding sequence GTGGCCGCCGCGCTCAAGCAGGCCGGCTGGCACCCCGGCCGCTGGGAGATCCGGCAGGCCGAGCTGTGGGCCGACGCCCTGGTCGCGTACGGCGGTCCGCTGGAGCCGCAGCACGCGGTGTTCCCGGCCGCGATCGAGGCGTGGGCCGAGTTCGGCGGCCTGGCCTTCGACGTCCCGGGGGCGGGCGCCACCCTGGCCCGCACCCCGTTCCTGCTCGACCCGCGCTGCGGCCTGCACGCCCCGCGCACCCTCGCCGACCTCGGCCGGGCCCTGGACACCCGGCTGGCCCCGCTCGGCGAGGAGCTGTACGGGCAGGCCCTGCTGGCCGTCGACGAGCAGGGCCGGGTCTACAGCCTCGACCACACCGGCGAGTGGTTCCTCGGCGACAGCGTCGACCGGGCGATCGGCACCCTGGTCCTCGGCCGCGCCCCGCACCGGCTGCGCACCGCCCAGGACTGA
- a CDS encoding YwqJ-related putative deaminase, with amino-acid sequence MDQSGPPPVLRHQRDSLLPAVAAALSLRGGTVHTLAGDKSEPAPILHPLVGAFLAALPAEKRERFVGRCPEAALLSQYLGQVDASRSKRAARKPMTVQEARKALKGARMTTLRIREEGDPAHGTHAPPCRSCAPLLEHLNVASVEVGPPGR; translated from the coding sequence ATGGACCAGTCGGGCCCGCCGCCCGTGTTGCGCCACCAGCGCGACAGCCTGCTGCCCGCGGTGGCGGCCGCGCTGTCGCTGCGCGGCGGCACGGTGCACACGCTGGCCGGGGACAAGTCGGAGCCGGCGCCGATACTGCACCCGCTGGTCGGCGCGTTCCTGGCGGCGCTGCCGGCGGAGAAGCGCGAGCGCTTCGTCGGCCGCTGCCCGGAGGCGGCGCTGCTGTCCCAGTACCTGGGGCAGGTCGACGCGTCCCGTTCGAAGCGGGCCGCGCGCAAGCCGATGACGGTGCAGGAGGCCCGCAAGGCGCTCAAGGGGGCCCGGATGACCACGCTGCGCATCCGCGAGGAGGGCGATCCGGCGCACGGCACGCACGCGCCGCCGTGCCGCTCCTGCGCCCCGCTGCTGGAGCACCTGAACGTGGCCAGCGTCGAGGTCGGCCCGCCCGGCCGCTGA
- a CDS encoding Gfo/Idh/MocA family protein: protein MPTPGSTEQRPDRPIGLAVVGAGYWGPNLVRNAQQTAALRLHWLCDLDEQRSRKVLGEYSTVAATTSYEQVLADERVRAVAIATPAGAHHRLARAALEAGKHVLVEKPITTTVEEAADLVALAEERGLVLMCDHTFCYTPVVRRIRELVHGGEIGDVQFFDSVRINLGLVQPDVDVLWDLAPHDLSILDFVLPPGVEPVGVSAQAADPIGAGRACVAYLTLRLSNGALAHCHVNWLSPTKVRTTLIGGSRRTLVWDDLNPQARLAIHDRGVDLTPPDELTDAIRHRALISYRVGDVIAPALVEQEALRNVMAEFAAAITEGRAPLTDGRAGLRVLRLLHAASRSLELGGATVPVDASADGPAAVDSGADAAALLTRQLSAQQKAAAR, encoded by the coding sequence GTGCCCACACCGGGCAGCACCGAACAGCGCCCCGACCGGCCGATCGGCCTGGCCGTGGTCGGCGCCGGCTACTGGGGCCCGAACCTGGTCCGCAACGCCCAGCAGACCGCCGCTCTGCGGCTGCACTGGCTGTGCGACCTCGACGAACAGCGCTCCCGCAAGGTCCTGGGCGAGTACTCGACGGTCGCCGCCACCACCTCGTACGAGCAGGTGCTCGCCGACGAGCGGGTCCGGGCGGTGGCCATCGCCACCCCGGCCGGCGCCCACCACCGGCTGGCCCGGGCCGCGCTGGAGGCCGGCAAGCACGTCCTGGTGGAGAAGCCGATCACCACCACCGTCGAGGAGGCCGCCGACCTGGTCGCCCTCGCCGAGGAGCGCGGCCTGGTCCTGATGTGCGACCACACCTTCTGCTACACGCCGGTGGTGCGCCGCATCCGCGAACTCGTGCACGGCGGCGAGATCGGCGACGTCCAGTTCTTCGACTCGGTGCGGATCAACCTCGGCCTGGTCCAGCCCGACGTCGACGTGCTGTGGGACCTCGCCCCGCACGACCTGTCCATCCTCGACTTCGTGCTGCCCCCGGGCGTCGAACCCGTCGGCGTCAGCGCCCAGGCCGCCGACCCGATCGGCGCCGGCCGGGCCTGCGTCGCCTACCTGACGCTGCGGCTGTCCAACGGCGCGCTCGCCCACTGCCACGTCAACTGGCTCTCCCCGACCAAGGTCCGCACCACGCTGATCGGCGGCTCCCGCCGCACCCTGGTCTGGGACGACCTCAACCCGCAGGCCAGGCTCGCGATCCACGACCGCGGCGTCGATCTCACCCCGCCCGACGAACTCACCGACGCCATCCGGCACCGCGCCCTGATCTCCTACCGGGTCGGCGACGTGATCGCCCCCGCCCTGGTCGAACAGGAGGCGCTGCGCAACGTGATGGCCGAGTTCGCCGCCGCCATCACCGAGGGCCGTGCCCCGCTCACCGACGGCCGGGCCGGACTGCGCGTGCTGCGCCTGCTGCACGCCGCCTCCCGCAGCCTCGAACTCGGCGGCGCGACCGTCCCGGTGGACGCCTCCGCCGACGGCCCCGCCGCCGTCGACAGCGGGGCCGACGCCGCCGCGCTGCTCACCCGCCAGCTCTCCGCCCAGCAGAAGGCCGCCGCCCGATGA
- a CDS encoding NAD-dependent epimerase/dehydratase family protein, with amino-acid sequence MNAAVPLEGSRCLVTGGAGTIGSTVVDQLVEAGAREVVVLDNFVRGRTANLARARELAAPGQLRVVDGDIRDRALLRELLAPGTDALFHLAAIRITQCAAEPRLALEVMVDGTFDVVEAAAETGVGKVIASSTASVYGLADAFPTPETQHPYHNDTLYGAAKVFNEGLLRSFHAMHGLDYVALRYFNVYGPRMDVHGRYTEVFIRWMERIAAGRPPLIFGDGAQTMDFVYTADIARANLLAAAAPVTDRVYNIASGTEVSLRGLADALLVAMDSGLDVEHGPARDTAGGVVRRLADISAAERDLGWKPELGLTDGLRELVAWWREQ; translated from the coding sequence ATGAACGCCGCCGTCCCGCTCGAAGGCTCCCGCTGCCTGGTCACCGGCGGCGCCGGCACCATCGGCTCCACCGTCGTCGACCAGCTGGTCGAGGCCGGCGCCCGCGAGGTCGTCGTGCTCGACAACTTCGTCCGCGGCCGGACGGCCAACCTGGCCCGCGCCCGGGAACTCGCCGCCCCCGGCCAGCTGCGGGTCGTCGACGGCGACATCCGCGACCGCGCCCTGCTGCGCGAACTGCTCGCGCCCGGCACCGACGCGCTGTTCCACCTCGCCGCGATCCGGATCACCCAGTGCGCCGCCGAACCCCGGCTCGCCCTGGAGGTGATGGTCGACGGCACCTTCGACGTGGTCGAAGCCGCCGCCGAGACCGGCGTCGGCAAGGTGATCGCCTCCTCCACCGCCTCGGTGTACGGCCTCGCCGACGCCTTCCCGACGCCCGAGACCCAGCACCCGTACCACAACGACACCCTGTACGGCGCCGCCAAGGTCTTCAACGAGGGCCTGCTGCGCAGCTTCCACGCCATGCACGGCCTCGACTACGTCGCGCTGCGGTACTTCAACGTGTACGGCCCCCGGATGGACGTGCACGGCCGCTACACCGAGGTGTTCATCCGCTGGATGGAGCGGATCGCCGCCGGACGGCCCCCGCTGATCTTCGGCGACGGCGCCCAGACCATGGACTTCGTCTACACCGCGGACATCGCCCGGGCCAACCTGCTGGCCGCCGCCGCCCCGGTCACCGACCGGGTCTACAACATCGCCTCCGGCACCGAGGTCTCGCTGCGCGGCCTGGCCGACGCCCTGCTCGTCGCCATGGACTCCGGCCTGGACGTCGAGCACGGCCCCGCCCGGGACACCGCCGGCGGCGTGGTCCGGCGCCTCGCCGACATCTCCGCCGCCGAGCGCGACCTCGGCTGGAAGCCCGAACTCGGCCTCACCGACGGGCTGCGCGAGCTCGTCGCCTGGTGGCGCGAGCAGTAA
- a CDS encoding DegT/DnrJ/EryC1/StrS family aminotransferase, translating to MTIPVMIPWLGEEEAEAAAEAVRSGWVAQGPRVAAFEKAFAEHTGAPHAVAVSNCTTALHLAMIGAGVGPGDEVVVPSLSFVATANAVTYVGAVPVFADVDPATANLTPATVAPLLTARTRAVIAVDQGGVPVDLDAIRALVEPRGIAVVEDAACAAGSVYRGRPAGAGAAISAYSFHPRKLLTTGEGGMLTLQDGELAARLRRLREHGMSVSAADRHAGAGGAGVVETYDEIGFNHRMTDVQAAIGLVQLGKLPAMVARRRELADHYRELLGPELAARTVADPPHGTANFQSLWLLLPEDAPDRGEVLTRLAADGVSARRGIMAAHLEAPYKGTARVPLPATELITARSLILPLYHSLGHEQVQHVVSALKAALGR from the coding sequence ATGACCATCCCCGTCATGATCCCGTGGCTCGGCGAGGAGGAGGCCGAGGCCGCCGCCGAGGCCGTCCGCTCCGGGTGGGTCGCGCAGGGCCCCCGGGTGGCCGCGTTCGAGAAGGCGTTCGCCGAGCACACCGGCGCGCCGCACGCCGTCGCGGTGTCCAACTGCACCACCGCCCTGCACCTGGCGATGATCGGCGCCGGGGTCGGCCCCGGCGACGAGGTCGTCGTCCCCTCGCTGTCGTTCGTCGCCACCGCCAACGCCGTCACCTACGTCGGGGCCGTACCGGTCTTCGCCGACGTCGACCCGGCCACCGCCAACCTCACCCCCGCCACCGTCGCGCCGCTGCTCACCGCGCGCACCCGGGCCGTGATCGCCGTCGACCAGGGCGGCGTCCCCGTCGACCTGGACGCGATCCGCGCCCTGGTCGAACCGCGCGGCATCGCCGTGGTCGAGGACGCCGCGTGCGCCGCCGGCTCCGTCTACCGGGGCCGCCCGGCCGGCGCGGGCGCCGCGATCTCCGCCTACTCCTTCCACCCGCGCAAGCTGCTCACCACCGGCGAGGGCGGCATGCTCACCCTCCAGGACGGCGAACTCGCCGCCCGGCTGCGGCGGCTGCGCGAGCACGGCATGAGCGTCTCGGCCGCCGACCGGCACGCCGGGGCGGGCGGCGCGGGCGTGGTGGAGACCTACGACGAGATCGGCTTCAACCACCGGATGACCGACGTCCAGGCCGCGATCGGCCTGGTCCAGCTCGGCAAGCTCCCCGCGATGGTCGCCCGGCGGCGCGAACTCGCCGACCACTACCGCGAGTTGCTCGGCCCCGAACTGGCCGCCCGGACGGTCGCCGACCCGCCGCACGGCACCGCGAACTTCCAGTCGCTCTGGCTGCTGCTCCCCGAGGACGCCCCCGACCGGGGCGAGGTGCTGACCCGGCTCGCCGCCGACGGCGTCTCGGCGCGGCGCGGCATCATGGCGGCGCACCTGGAGGCCCCGTACAAGGGGACGGCGCGGGTGCCGCTGCCCGCGACGGAGCTGATCACCGCGCGGTCGCTGATCCTGCCGCTCTACCACTCGCTCGGCCACGAGCAGGTCCAGCACGTCGTCTCGGCCCTCAAGGCGGCCCTGGGGCGTTGA
- a CDS encoding DegT/DnrJ/EryC1/StrS family aminotransferase — translation MTDIPLVDLHAAHAEIADEVRAGFDAVLASGAYVKGPDVAAFEREYAAFCGTAHAVGTANGTDAIELALRALELEPGGGVVLPANTFVASAEAVVRAGLRPVLVDVDEEHLLIDVEQAAARAADAVALLPVHLNGQLAPMEALLAAADGLPVVEDGAQSQGATRHGRPAGSWGRISATSFYPGKNLGAYGDAGAVVTDDAELARAVRLLGDHGSDRKYVHERFGFNSRMDTLQAVVLRAKLRRLPAWNEARRAAAERYDKLLGDLDGITLPRTLPGNAHVWHLYAVRVERDRDGVLAALQEAGIGAGVHYPVPVHLQPAFRHLGHPEGAFPVTERAAGHLLTLPLFPQLTEVQQTRVAETLAAALRRR, via the coding sequence GTGACCGACATCCCCCTGGTCGACCTGCACGCCGCGCACGCCGAGATCGCCGACGAGGTCCGCGCGGGCTTCGACGCGGTGCTGGCGAGCGGCGCCTACGTCAAGGGCCCCGACGTGGCCGCGTTCGAGCGGGAGTACGCGGCGTTCTGCGGCACGGCGCACGCGGTGGGGACGGCGAACGGCACCGACGCGATCGAACTGGCGCTGCGCGCACTGGAGCTGGAGCCCGGCGGCGGGGTGGTGCTGCCCGCGAACACCTTCGTGGCCAGCGCCGAGGCGGTGGTCCGGGCCGGGCTGCGGCCGGTCCTGGTGGACGTGGACGAGGAGCACCTGCTGATCGACGTCGAGCAGGCCGCCGCCCGGGCGGCGGACGCCGTCGCGCTGCTGCCCGTCCACCTGAACGGCCAACTCGCCCCGATGGAGGCGCTGCTGGCGGCGGCCGACGGCCTACCGGTGGTCGAGGACGGCGCCCAGTCGCAGGGCGCGACCCGGCACGGGCGGCCCGCCGGCAGCTGGGGGCGGATCTCGGCCACCAGCTTCTACCCCGGCAAGAACCTCGGCGCGTACGGCGACGCGGGCGCGGTGGTCACCGACGACGCCGAACTCGCCCGCGCGGTGCGGCTGCTCGGCGACCACGGCTCGGACCGCAAGTACGTCCACGAGCGGTTCGGCTTCAACTCCCGGATGGACACCCTGCAGGCCGTGGTGCTGCGCGCCAAGCTCCGCCGCCTGCCCGCCTGGAACGAGGCCCGCCGGGCCGCCGCCGAACGCTACGACAAGCTGCTCGGCGACCTGGACGGGATCACCCTGCCGCGCACCCTGCCCGGCAACGCGCACGTCTGGCACCTGTACGCGGTGCGGGTCGAGCGCGACCGGGACGGCGTGCTGGCCGCCCTCCAGGAGGCCGGGATCGGCGCCGGCGTGCACTACCCCGTCCCGGTCCACCTCCAGCCCGCGTTCCGCCACCTCGGCCATCCGGAAGGCGCCTTCCCGGTCACCGAGCGGGCCGCCGGGCACCTGCTCACCCTGCCGCTGTTCCCGCAGCTCACCGAGGTCCAGCAGACCCGGGTCGCCGAGACGCTGGCCGCCGCGCTGCGCCGCCGCTGA